The sequence GTTGCCACTAGTTATTTCCAAACCCAAAAGAAACTCACTCCCAAGCAAGCTCGATGGCAAGACTTCTTGGCGGAGTTCCATTATAAGATGGAGTACAAGCCGGGGAAGGGGAATGTGGTGGCAGACGCACTTAGCAGGAAGGCCGAACTTGCATCCATAAGTCGGCTCGAGTGTACCTTGCTGGAGCGTATCAAGGAAGGACTCCCACAAGACCCTATAGCCAAGAACATCATGGCCCTAGTCAACGAGGGAAAGACTAGGAGGTTCTGGGTAAGAGATGGCCTGCTTTACACTACGGGGGACCGTATATATGTGCCCAAGAAGGAGAATCtaagaaaggaattgattaaGGAGTGCCATGACACCAAGTGGGCTGGCCACCCGGGCACTCGACGCACCCTAGCCCTTATAGGAGCCACATACTATTGGCCCCATATGAGGGACGATGTGGAAGTCTACGTGAGGACATGTCTTGTGTGCCAACAAGACAAGATAGAGCAAAAGCAACAAGGAGGGTTGCTAGATCCGTTGCCCATTCCAGACGGACCTTGGGAGAGTGTCTCAATGGACTTCATCACTTGTTTACCTAAGTCGGAGGGCTATGGTAGCATTATCGTTGTAGTGGATCGGTTTAGCAAGTATGCTACCTTTATCCCTGCACCTACGGATTGCACGGCAGAGGAGACTGCCCGACTATTTCTAAGGCACGTGGTGAAGCTGTGGGGAGTACCTAACAATATAGTAAGTGATCGGGACCCTCGATTCACTGGAAGGTTTTGGACCGAGCTCTTCAAACTTCTTGGTTCAGATTTAAACTTCTCCACTAGCTTCCACCCACAGAGTGATGGGCAAACGGAGCGCACGAATGCCTTATTGGAGCTCTACTTGAGGCACTATGTGAGTGCCAACCAACGAGATTGGGCTAAGTTGCTAGATGTGGCTCAATTCTCCTACAATCTACAGCGGAGTGAATCAACTAATAGGAGTCCATTCGAGATTGTGACGGGGAGACAACCAATGACTCCTAATGCCCTAGCCTTAAGCTATGGAGGCAAAAGCCCCGCTGCCTACAGGTTTGCCAAGTCCTGGGAGGAACAAGCCGATTTGGCTAGAGCATATTTGGACAAGGCATCtaaaaagatgaagaagtggGCAGATACTAAGAGAAGGCATGTAGCATTCCAAGAAGGGGAGTTGGTCATGGTGAAGCTACTGCCCCAACAATTCAAGGCCCTACGGAAGGTACACAAGGGGTTGGTTCGACGCTATGAAGGACCATTTCCCATTGTGAGGAAGGTGGGTAAGGTTTCCTATCAACTACAACTTCCTCCTAAGTTGAAGATTCACCCTGTTTTCCATGTGAGTGTCTTGAAGCCTTACCATCAAGACATGGAAGACCCTAGTCGGGGGGAATCAAATAGGGCACCTACGGCGGTTGTGACTTCGTTTGATAAGGACGTAGAGGCTATACTTGCAGATCGGGTCATACGACGTAGAGGGGTGCCTAACTATACCGAATACCTAGTGAAGTGGAAGAACCTACCGGATAGTGAAGCTAGTTGGGAACATGAAGACGCTTTATGGCAATTTAGAGACCACATTCGGAGGTTCAAGGAAGAAgacgcgacgagggcgtcgcaaGATTAGGTGGGGGAGGGTGTCACGTCCCGTCCAGAAGAGGTGAAAACCTTGAGGTTTGGGCTGGAaggttctacactctccatgaagatccaTGAGAAGTCCGGAATATTCTAgaggattcaagagaaacctagactaatgtagatgagaatctctctagaatgctccatgtaaatatcttgtacataaccctagaataatctagaaccctaactagatgAGTGACATGTGtccatatctagaactttcctacatgccaagccctctatataaagggttggtctctcatttgtaacacatcaagtattctagcaatacaagtattctccacattctctcaaactctcctacttcctactctctcattcttagcttccgcatcttcatagcttgtgagcagggcttacttagcaagggaggtgctaagtgccgcacgggagtgttggaaaagctaGGCCCGTGACATACGTGTAGTGATATCTGCATGGTTCACAAAGATTCTttaaaaaacaagccaaagtgtgataaaacaaaattcaccaatatatacatgatatattaataatgcaACTAAAATACTAAGAAGTGCATGTTCGAAACAGAGTATACATGTAACTTCAAcgcaacgaaaaaaaaaaaaacaaaaagaaaatttaaattgatttacctAGGAAATCATTGATTATATGTTTGATTTTCTTCGAATTAGTCAAAGGATTTGCTTCTTCCTCATATTATCATTGCCAACAACTTTACTTTCACTGATTTGACAATTATCACCAGAGCATGTCTTATAGAATTGTTCTGTTTTTCAGGTTGATCAACATCCAATCACTCTGCATGCATCTGTTCAAGAGCCGTTCATCATCGTCTTCTTCCTCATGAGACTCAACAGCTTCAGTACATCCACTTGATTCACAACATTCAGCGAAGAATCTCTTCTTCTTAATTACTTTTAGTTTCTGCATCAGATCTCTCTGTGTCTTCCTTGTATACAACACAAACCGCACCCCAAACTTGTTAATCTTGCCATACTTCCAGTGTAGTTTTTGTCGCCAGACAATTGGCCTCAGTTCACTAGAATGTGTAGCTGAACGAACAACCCAGAGAAGTGGGTCCTGGTTCTGTGGCATAACACATGAACACGTGATCTGAAAAAACCACGTTATCCACAAGAGCCGAACCATGATGTTGGTACAAACGAACATCACCATCACCGATGGTTTTGTAATCGAGTAAATTGAGTTTATCTTCAAGACAAAGAGATACATGATGCCCTCTTTTATGGCGTTCATAACCAATGCAGGTTGCGTGACTCAATAAGTTATTCCAATATGGCCGAAAAGTCTGAATCTCGATTGTAATCCTACTAATCTTATCACTACTACCACCAAGGAGCATCTTCTGAGTTTGAACTCCCGGATAAAGAAAATCATGAGAATTTGGGACCTTTTATCATGAATGGGAAATTAAATCAGTAATTtctgaaatattaaattattacaaAACATTTTAATTGTATCTTGTTAaagtaaagagaaaataaaggaaGATAAAAGATTGGACATACAGTAGTGTTTGTTCGGAGGAGAACTTGAAGTACTGGACGTTTAACATCGAGTATGCTGTTACGTATATTCTGATCCAATTTTTCACAACCATCAAAGTCAACATCTCCATAAAAGAATTTATGGTCAAGTGTATTCACATCTTGTGATGATGGATCCCTCCAATTTGAGATGTACTCCAGTGACGTGCAGCATCTTGCAGACAGACTAAATAATAGGGATGGAAGCTCTGGTATATATTTCAATCTCTCACATTCATCTAACTTCAAGATGAGCAAAAAGGGTGGAAGAGGAGGCAATTTTTGAAGTGTCGAACATAACCCAAGGTCTAACAACAAAAGATTCTTTAAATTACACAAGCTGTTGGGTAGAGACTCAAGTTCCTTGCATccttctatatataatactttgAGAGAAACTGGATTTTCAATTGACTCTGGTAACTCTTTAATCCCTGTTTCGTTTAACTCCAGATATGTCAAGGGTTCCATAGGCTCTAAGATTTCTGGAAATTTGTCCAGGTTTAGGCAACCTCCCAGCTCTAGTTGTCTAAGAGATTTCAACTTACAAATGCTGGTGGAAGACTTTTAAGTCTTGTGCAACCCCTCATATCTAATAGAAAAAGACTGGAGAGATACCAAATTGATGGCGGTACTGCTTCTATTGCTGTCCCACTCAAAAGTAATTCTCTTTAATTTAATGGAATCTTTTGAGAAATGTGGGACTGAGATGAATAGAGGGATAAGTTGCGTGTAAAACTTTGGATCAAAGTTTTGAGAAACGTGAAATTCTTCAGCTGAAAAATGTTGttcaaaacttttttaattCCTCCAATGCGGCAACTTCCATGTACCCTGTACTCTTCGATGCCTTTCTAAAGAAATCTCTAAGTTTTGAGCAGCCATTCAAATTTAGATAAGTAAGCTTGTCCAGATTTTGAAGAGATGAAAAAACCTGAACGAAGCTTGTACAGCCTTCAAGATTTATACTTTCCAGTTTTCGGGCCTGTGGCAGATCTGGTAATTGAGTAAGGAACTTGGAATAACTCAGATCAATCATTCTTAGCAACGGAAGCGGCTGTAACAGATGGAGAAAAAGGGCTTACaattatttactatttatttttctgatctctaaaacaataaaacaaaattaaacatacCTGAACTTTATAATTCCAAAGTTTTTCGACACGGCTTCCACGAAGTACAAGTTGAACAAGATTCTGCAGGTTAAATTTTGACGGCAACGAATTCAAAGGGTAGAAATCCCACTGGAAGTATCTTAGCTTATCAGAAAGATAAGGATCAAGACCTTTAGGAGTGGACAGCTTAAACTCATGGCCAGCAATATTGTCAGTATAAACTTTGACAAACTCAGATATACTGATATCATCACAGCAATAAATTTTCAGAATTTGTAGGTTGTGCATATTTGAGAAGGCTCCACGACACAAATttacattttctttaatttcagacttTGACTGCTGTGGTTCCCtgtaatttaaaatgaatattagTATTCTAGATAAGGATACAATAAAAGGAAATTTAAGAGCTTCG comes from Ziziphus jujuba cultivar Dongzao chromosome 6, ASM3175591v1 and encodes:
- the LOC132804319 gene encoding disease resistance protein RPS4B-like, giving the protein MEPLTYLELNETGIKELPESIENPVSLKVLYIEGCKELESLPNSLCNLKNLLLLDLGLCSTLQKLPPLPPFLLILKLDECERLKYIPELPSLLFSLSARCCTSLEYISNWRDPSSQDVNTLDHKFFYGDVDFDGCEKLDQNIRNSILDVKRPVLQVLLRTNTTVPNSHDFLYPGVQTQKMLLGGSSDKISRITIEIQTFRPYWNNLLSHATCIGYERHKRGHHVSLCLEDKLNLLDYKTIGDGDVRLYQHHGSALVDNVVFSDHVFMCYATEPGPTSLGCSFSYTF